A genome region from Drosophila simulans strain w501 chromosome 2R, Prin_Dsim_3.1, whole genome shotgun sequence includes the following:
- the LOC6734207 gene encoding uncharacterized protein LOC6734207 — protein sequence MAQVQLNAGNGQTPSNGNNVEDNEPYQISDDDLDDLDDDCLLEEADTSGAGNNVGRGPYERAWTTEATRALIHIRGPMEGSFTEGRQKRTALWLHCTRQLQRLGFRYSAAKVQKKWHNILITYNKNLNKKYVSGYVHWEFFEEMFKYLQGKKADFDMHLPQQPSNAPQAPHSANGQNPNPGIPQQPLQLQPTPVSLKPGTPQMQLQLPPQTAAKDSQPYITPVDQVLLQAQMNLDSKSNDEFDEDSNSMSEVVRQPKMEYDGDQAAEAERTNDSSQHLEVNGKQYDLARPMGSHQALGIPDDIWWKDYFERKLEVEREKIELQRNLQREQVQIQKMSLVQQERIERMKIDAINSLTGTLQKLVEAKCRRA from the exons ATGGCTCAAGTTCAGCTCAACGCAGGAAATGGGCAAACACCAAGCAACGGGAATAATGTCGAGGATAATGAAC CCTATCAAATAAGTGACGATGATTTGGATGACTTGGATGATGATTGCTTGCTCGAGGAGGCAGATACGTCAGGGGCAGGCAATAATGTGGGACGTGGTCCTTACGAGCGTGCTTGGACCACAGAGGCCACCAGAGCATTGATTCACATACGCGGTCCCATGGAGGGTAGCTTTACAGAGGGCAG ACAAAAACGGACTGCTCTTTGGCTGCACTGCACTCGGCAACTACAGCGACTGGGATTTCGCTACTCCGCCGCAAAAGTGCAGAAGAAGTGGCATAACATCCTCATCACCTACAACAAGAATCTGAACAAAAAATACGTATCCGGCTATGTGCACTGGGAGTTCTTCGAGGAGATGTTCAAGTATCTGCAGGGAAAGAAGGCCGATTTTGATATGCACTTGCCACAACAGCCTTCAAATGCGCCACAAGCTCCACATTCTGCAAATGGGCAAAACCCGAACCCGGGAATTCCCCAGCAACCTTTACAGCTTCAACCTACTCCGGTGAGCCTAAAGCCTGGAACACCccaaatgcagctgcaacttCCACCCCAGACTGCGGCCAAGGACAGCCAGCCGTATATTACACCTGTGGATcaggtcctgctgcaggcccaGATGAATCTGGACAGCAAGTCCAACGATGAATTCGATGAAGATAGCAACAGCATGTCGGAGGTAGTCCGTCAACCCAAAATGGAGTACGATGGCGATCAAGCTGCGGAGGCGGAACGTACAAACGATAGCAGCCAACATCTGGAAGTTAATGGCAAGCAATACGATCTCGCACGACCCATGGGCTCGCACCAAGCTCTTGGCATTCCCGATGACATATGGTGGAAGGATTACTTTGAAAGAAAACTGGAAGTGGAGCGGGAGAAGATAGAGCTGCAACGAAATCTACAGCGCGAACAGGTGCAGATCCAAAAAATGTCGCTGGTGCAGCAGGAGCGCATTGAGCGCATGAAGATCGATGCCATCAACAGCCTGACGGGCACGTTGCAAAAGTTGGTGGAGGCCAAGTGTCGCCGGGCCTAA
- the LOC6734205 gene encoding nucleoporin Nup188 codes for MPAVEKSVITDWKRLWPMVSGIHYETPQDTVHEELMNVASELQAGVLQFKPKNASNLELGTLLKEKKQEKLLPFTERLQDLLDLESAQCWEILCYYLTQEYRGSASLLTQLISTETNMAKLHEDIRHYYSLERMVVLKIVKNLIVFHRVPNHPYHQEYRAVVEKITIPRLRDSYLDQLESLISEVPPRKLIAGECFHTAERLVAWSERNAREINEVLHILLVLAEHLPMGLEQIKRIFAACKQHSFGRMQSYLDDTQPYHQEISRSLSYSELMLILKCLDFEKPEKHSDLIEKLIEDLQVDIASMYHRPEHGPLLLAWMLLRLRGTNDADDASSLLRCRQLGKRAVDLKCFVQLHLIARHSMFADDSMLSRIVRKTIYNQVGYLCNLFDGDGSCARYEGIYELLCELVSWPHLAKDFCSREDDGPCSLYKTLLENFPLELTHLSKLAMSLTKAGQGNYVKSQIEALPILALRYDESQHKLREVDTNEFELLASVQPFPRIDFTIPAGTSCTAIEHPSGCFMHFRVPVNYFDVLHHEINCLLGETGHMHGDFESSKRIRNVEAGLRFLESVVKLSQSISDISAEMVHPTEMCVDLLHTFKNVQCPPVGLLSSCLNVCTALLPLVDEEIFSRISNLHILPTVSPGSQCDFKMYANANAVGFESRFLGSAIDNVEKKRERYEFLLSYIGFLRAYSNLKRNRLIQMEIPGLIFLLRDVFPHVHTWHFNSQVERNKIYFEILSFICDILDMFNTTKNPNCQQSELLVKVCVYSLLNLENGLILLRFVGVGNSYVQYTMELETNWMQQQPHGLMMLVRLSMRILMQLLRLKDEVYGNSETLSPLEALIYTQPKQRDTLRIIPTVCSYMSNIFDRWLPILSCRLLKRIALQFNMSLLACLDMEADQIRLTFMQKLPDELESDSIKIAILELVDACIAKQPGVTEAFFKVNYDLDKRSRSFFSKDCVPNIGESIVTYMRDFLDALQVDPLTIQQALPAKIMTIFHSMWKHNLQMLVNDLVKDKQFWQKLCSPLFSELQPNLRIYTQLLNIISIEVYTGTGTDTALLDVLNKLFEQKYFGPWLNYVFNMPKVPAEKNSSSSDHLPDWICCLQAFKDLIVILLKKQPKFVTIPDSQFKLMAQKCLVVLVDRSNYLEDMRPFIILAELYVFILLEFKHAYTDSLEEEQKLMDLLLQLMNRICSCYEDQHVRAKEACLAIVTKCTHLYTDLLIRDSSIALRFLNSVVGIICSELQHMENSVSLEKSQCLNNSDSSDSKTSTNSLILCLNLLKAVATIFHNDGPGNWDLPFVSVRLFQRLVRCVSRTLPLFSKQVLSVQLLDVLIVFAKGHCSVEFLHCDVGEYLWLKLLPPSELLQSKHEFTKTTAADVEGWTVEQWWPVYARGIELVTIIYEKHKKCFLKDVFQFVGIHAVFLEDALLLSKQSLEPSAMHLIKAAVSLVASLTEHHKEWRQDNDLSLANLMRAVQSLLCHCSSLFHQQKNLKCLLAGRRSQLEILRRTEALIVDDELISACNDLTDIIISCVKALLRFSPDLMELLCCSAYEPSKHSVLLDVKFGAPKLNEENLTLTFGIVLNLVNIYVKALNMQNHGFSEVPLNSLPNVEHSGGNDDADVCVGNQTNRTFSKSLTTASISTGSCPASELLSNMDGQLCLLALEHLLMLVASQAICIIRSPNLETLWKQIVRRDISNELLIFNEFVRRKVILDYKENRSPWIRRKHGLCKLKCVDPVRSSSSSSRSSEIVRRSNTNNELRVNVVRRLHLQQQQRTPPPHNFDMSSDLSPIAAIQDAAMSTSSDLRDGRKRLYPAQQAGDAFLEDELAAIELQHFPPPTEPVYCELSQVQVVEEDYLHLMSALFNVLPHCD; via the exons ATGCCTGCGGTGGAAAAGAGCGTGAT CACCGACTGGAAGCGCCTGTGGCCGATGGTCTCGGGAATCCACTATGAGACGCCACAGGATACTGTGCACGAGGAGCTGATGAACGTGGCTTCTGAATTGCAGGCTGGAGTGCTTCAATTTAAGCCCAAGAATGCCTCCAACCTCGAGCTGGGCACTTTGCTGAAAGagaaaaagcaggaaaagctgCTGCCCTTCACCGAACGACTGCAGGATCTGTTGGATCTAGAATCCGCCCAGTGTTGGGAAATCCTGTGCTACTACCTCACGCAGGAGTACCGTGGATCGGCGAGTCTCCTTACTCAACTGATCTCTACCGAAACGAATATGGCCAAACTGCACGAGGACATACGACATTACTACTCCCTGGAACGCATGGTTGTCCTCAAGATTGTTAAGAATCTTATCGTCTTCCACCGGGTACCGAATCATCCCTATCACCAGGAGTATCGCGCCGTGGTCGAAAAGATAACCATCCCCCGCCTTAGAGATTCATACCTAGACCAACTGGAGAGCTTGATTAGCGAAGTGCCACCCAGGAAGCTAATCGCGGGAGAATGCTTCCACACTGCGGAACGCTTAGTTGCATGGTCGGAGCGAAACGCTCGTGAGATCAACGAGGTTTTGCACATCCTTCTGGTGCTAGCGGAACACCTGCCCATGGGGTTGGAGCAGATAAAGAGAATATTTGCCGCCTGCAAGCAACACTCCTTCGGAAGGATGCAAAGTTATCTGGATGACACCCAACCTTACCATCAGGAAATTTCTCGAAGCCTTTCATACTCAGAGCTGATGTTAATTCTAAAGTGCCTGGACTTTGAGAAGCCCGAGAAGCACTCGGATCTAATTGAAAAACTTATAGAGGATCTACAGGTGGACATTGCCAGCATGTACCACAGACCAGAGCACGGACCTTTGCTCCTAGCGTGGATGCTGCTTCGCTTGCGAGGCACCAACGATGCCGACGATGCCTCCAGCTTGCTTCGCTGTCGGCAGCTGGGCAAGCGAGCCGTGGATCTTAAGTGTTTTGTCCAACTGCACCTAATTGCCAGGCATTCTATGTTCGCCGATGACTCTATGCTGTCACGCATTGTGCGAAAAACCATATACAACCAGGTTGGATATCTGTGCAACCTCTTTGACGGCGATGGCAGCTGCGCTCGGTATGAGGGCATTTACGAATTGCTCTGCGAACTTGTCTCATGGCCCCACTTAGCTAAAGACTTTTGCAGTCGGGAAG ATGATGGTCCGTGTTCGCTATACAAAACTCTATTAGAGAACTTCCCCCTAGAATTAACACATCTGTCCAAACTGGCAATGTCACTGACAAAAGCGGGACAAGGCAACTAT GTCAAGAGTCAAATAGAAGCTTTGCCCATATTGGCTCTTCGTTACGATGAAAGTCAACACAAACTCAGAGAAGTGGACACAAATGAATTCGAACTCCTGGCCAGCGTGCAACCATTTCCGCGAATTGATTTTACCATACCCGCAGGAACTAGTTGCACAGCCATCGAACATCCGTCCGGCTGCTTTATGCACTTTCGTGTTCCGGTAAACTACTTTGACGTACTGCACCACGAAATCAACTGTCTGCTAGGCGAGACGGGTCACATGCATGGTGACTTTGAATCGAGCAAGCGCATACGCAATGTAGAAGCTGGTTTAAGATTTCTGGAAAGTGTTGTGAAGCTCAGTCAATCGATATCCGACATCAGCGCCGAAATGGTGCATCCTACCGAGATGTGCGTTGATCTGCTGCACACGTTCAAAAACGTTCAATGCCCACCAGTTGGACTTTTGTCCAGCTGTCTGAATGTTTGCACTGCGCTGCTGCCGTTGGTAGACGAGGAGATCTTTTCACGGATAAGCAACCTACACATCTTGCCGACAGTAAGCCCGGGATCTCAATGTGACTTCAAAATgtatgccaatgccaatgcagTGGGTTTTGAGTCGCGCTTTTTAGGCTCCGCCATTGATAATGTGGAGAAGAAAAGGGAGCGCTACGAATTCTTGCTTTCTTACATTGGGTTCCTGCGAGCATACTCCAACCTGAAACGGAATCGCCTAATCCAGATGGAGATTCCCGGCCTTATATTCCTGTTAAGGGATGTTTTCCCGCACGTGCACACCTGGCACTTTAACTCTCAAGTGGAGAGAAACAAGATCTACTTCGAGATTCTTAGCTTTATATGCGACATCCTGGACATGTTTAACACTACTAAAAACCCTAACTGCCAGCAAAGCGAACTTTTGGTAAAGGTGTGCGTCTATTCCCTTCTAAATTTGGAAAATGGTCTGATTCTTTTGAG ATTTGTGGGTGTGGGCAATTCTTATGTCCAGTACACCATGGAACTAGAGACAAATTGGATGCAGCAGCAACCTCACGGGTTAATGATGTTGGTCCGTCTATCCATGCGTATCCTGATGCAGTTACTGCGCCTTAAGGACGAGGTATATGGAAACAGTGAAACCCTTTCCCCGCTGGAGGCGTTGATATACACACAACCCAAACAGCGTGATACTCTGCGGATCATACCTACAGTATGCAGTTACATGAGCAACATATTTGATAGATGGCTACCGATTCTGTCTTGCCGCCTGCTGAAAAGAATCGCTCTCCAGTTCAATATGTCTCTCTTGGCCTGTCTGGATATGGAGGCTGATCAAATCCGATTGACGTTTATGCAGAAGTTGCCTGATGAGCTAGAAAGTGATTCCATAAAGATAGCCATCCTTGAGCTGGTGGACGCATGCATTGCCAAGCAACCGGGTGTTACCGAGGCATTTTTCAAGGTTAACTATGACCTTGATAAACGTTCCCGTTCATTTTTCAGTAAGGATTGTGTTCCCAATATCGGTGAGAGTATTGTCACTTATATGAGAGACTTTCTGGACGCCCTTCAAGTGGATCCACTAACCATTCAACAGGCCTTGCCCGCTAAGATCATGACCATCTTCCACTCAATGTGGAAGCATAATCTGCAAATGCTAGTGAATGATCTAGTGAAGGATAAACAGTTTTGGCAGAAACTCTGCTCGCCGCTCTTTTCAGAGCTTCAGCCAAATTTACGAATCTACACGCAGCTTCTAAATATTATATCTATTGAAGTCTATACGGGAACTGGAACCGATACCGCTTTGCTTGACGTCCTGAATAAGTTATTTGAACAGAAATACTTTGGACCTTGGCTTAATTACGTTTTTAACATGCCCAAGGTTCCGGCTGAAAAAAATTCGAGTTCTTCCGACCATTTGCCAGACTGGATCTGTTGCCTGCAGGCTTTTAAGGATCTAATTGTAATTTTGCTAAAGAAACAGCCAAAGTTCGTGACCATACCCGACTCGCAGTTCAAGCTAATGGCGCAGAAGTGTTTGGTTGTCCTGGTTGATCGCTCAAATTATTTGGAGGACATGCGACCGTTCATCATACTGGCCGAACTGTATGTGTTCATCTTACTCGAATTTAAGCACGCGTACACAGACAGTTTAGAGGAGGAACAGAAACTGATGGACTTACTGTTGCAACTGATGAACCGTATTTGCTCGTGCTATGAGGATCAGCACGTAAGGGCCAAAGAGGCATGCCTGGCCATTGTGACCAAGTGCACACATCTATACACAGACCTTCTTATCAGGGACTCGTCCATAGCCTTACGTTTTCTCAACTCAGTCGTAGGCATCATCTGCAGCGAACTGCAGCACATGGAGAACTCGGTGAGCCTGGAAAAATCGCAATGCCTCAATAATTCGGACAGTTCAGACAGCAAGACATCCACCAACTCACTTATTCTCTGCCTGAATTTGTTAAAGGCTGTAGCTACCATATTCCACAACGATGGTCCCGGAAACTGGGATCTGCCATTTGTTTCGGTGCGTTTGTTTCAACGGCTCGTGCGCTGCGTGTCTCGAACCCTTCCATTGTTTAGCAAACAAGTTCTAAGTGTGCAGCTGCTGGATGTGCTCATTGTATTTGCCAAGGGCCACTGTTCAGTTGAGTTTCTGCATTGCGATGTGGGAGAATACTTGTGGCTGAAACTGTTGCCTCCCAGTGAACTCTTGCAGTCAAAACATGAGTTTACTAAGACAACGGCTGCGGATGTAGAAGGTTGGACCGTAGAGCAGTGGTGGCCGGTATACGCCAGAGGTATTGAGCTCGTTACCATCATTTACGAGAAGCACAAGAAGTGCTTTCTAAAAgatgtttttcaatttgtggGCATTCATGCTGTTTTCCTGGAGGATGCATTGCTATTGAGCAAGCAATCCTTGGAACCGTCAGCCATGCACTTAATTAAGGCTGCTGTTAGCTTAGTAGCCAGTTTGACGGAGCACCACAAAGAGTGGAGGCAAGACAACGATCTGTCGCTTGCTAACCTAATG CGTGCAGTTCAGAGTTTGCTGTGCCACTGCTCATCTTTGTTTCATCagcaaaaaaatttaaagtgTCTTCTGGCTGGTCGACGCTCCCAGCTGGAAATCCTGCGCAGAACAGAGGCTCTAATCGTTGACGATGAACTTATCTCCGCCTGCAATGA CCTCACGGATATAATAATTTCTTGCGTTAAAGCCTTACTTAGATTCAGTCCGGATTTAATGGAACTACTGTGCTGCAGTGCATATGAGCCCTCCAAACACTCAGTCTTACTAGACGTCAAGTTTGGTGCACCTAAGTTGAACGAAGAGAACTTGACGCTCACATTTGGAATCGTCCTCAACTTGGTAAACATATACGTAAAGGCCTTGAACATG CAAAATCATGGCTTCAGTGAGGTGCCACTAAACTCACTGCCCAACGTGGAGCATTCCGGGGGCAacgatgatgctgatgttTGTGTAGGCAACCAAACCAACCGCACCTTCTCTAAATCTCTGACCACTGCATCGATTTCAACCGGAAGCTGTCCAGCTAGTGAGTTGCTCTCCAACATGGACGGCCAGCTATGTTTGCTTGCCTTGGAGCATCTGCTCATGCTGGTCGCTTCGCAAGCCATCTGTATAATTCGCTCACCGAACCTCGAAACGCTCTGGAAGCAAATCGTGCGTCGGGACATCAGCAACGAGCTGTTAATCTTCAACGAGTTCGTGCGCCGCAAGGTGATATTAGACTACAAAGAGAACCGTAGTCCCTGGATACGACGAAAACACGGGCTCTGTAAACTGAAGTGCGTGGACCCAGTGAGGAGTTCAAGCAGTTCTTCCCGCAGCTCAGAAATTGTGCGCCGCAGCAACACAAATAACGAACTGCGGGTTAATGTCGTACGCAGACTGcatctgcagcaacagcagcgaacTCCTCCACCGCACAACTTTGACATGAGCAGCGATCTGAGTCCCATTGCGGCAATTCAAGATGCAGCCATGTCGACGAGCTCGGATCTTAGAGATGGCCGAAAGCGTTTGTATCCCGCTCAACAGGCGGGCGACGCCTTCTTGGAGGACGAACTGGCCGCCATCGAACTGCAACACTTTCCACCGCCCACAGAGCCTGTGTATTGTGAATTGTCGCAGGTTCAAGTGGTGGAGGAGGACTACCTCCATTTGATGTCGGCCCTCTTTAATGTATTGCCCCACTGCGACTGA